A window of Fusarium fujikuroi IMI 58289 draft genome, chromosome FFUJ_chr10 genomic DNA:
GAAGAGTTCGGCATCGCCCTTGTCAAAGCAGCAGAATACGGTCGATTTGAAGCTTTCTCGCGGCTATTCCATGACTTTGAGCACAATCAGCAGTTCAAACAGGATGCCCTCGACGGAGCATCTTTCGGTGACCATTGGGCGATCGTTTCGTTGATCCTGGATCATTGTCCTGGCTTGAACTGTGACAAAACCTTTCTACAAACCGCGCagggagaagatggcgatgacgagATTCGTATCTTGGGAGCTATGTGGGAGTATTCTCAGGGAAATATCTCGCCTGAGGCTCTAGATGAGTCCTTGTATGAAGCTACCGACTTTGAGAATCAGAGGACGGTGGAGTTGCTGCTGAGATATGGAGCCAACGCGAATGCAACTGGCGAACTGTAGGTCTTGGCTGAGATAACCGAGAGATACAACGAGCTGACCGTGACTTACAGATACGGGAATGCCTTGACAGCAGCTTCTTTTGACGGCACCATCGAGATAatcaagctgcttctcgaTGCTGGTGCTAATATCAACTCCGCAGACGGTTGGGCTCTCCAGACTGCTGCGGACCAAGGGCATGTCGAAGTTGTCAACCTTCTCTTGGAGCGCGGGGCCAACGTCAACGCAACTACGACCAATACCAATATGCCCAAGTGTACCGCTTTGCAAGCGGCGGTTGAGTCTGGCAAAGGAGATATTGTCGATATTCTCCTCGAGCATGGCGCTGATCCTAACCTTGGAGGAGGCGAGTTCTCTCATCCTATCATCGCTGCGGCAAGCAAAGGTGAAGAAGCtatcttcaagaagctgctgGGAGCCAAGGCAGATGTGACGGTTGTCGGAGGAGAGTATAACTCGACTCCTCTGACATATACAGCGATATATCTCCCTCTTGACTCGATTCGCCTGTTGTTGGACGCAGGTGCCGACATCAATCATGCTGATAACGAAGGAGACACGGCACTTATCCTCACAGCATGGAGCGGTGATCATGAATCTGTTCAGTTCCTGCTTGATCGTGGGGCTGATGTATTGGTCAGGAACAAGGCAGGTCTCAATGCATTGCAAAAGGCCCTTGAGGCGGGCAGAGAAGAATGCGTCAAGATCCTGACCAACCACATATCGGACATAATGGAGGCAATCAGGGTTGCGATGATTTCTGGCGATGCTTCCATCACTGCAGTGATTCGAAGCGTGCAGAGCCAGAAGCAGGAGCTCAACTACGATGACCCGAAGCCGGTGCAAGAGGAGAGTAGGAGAAGTTCAATCTACGAACCAGAATCGCCTGAGGCCCAAACTCAGAGAGCTGGTCCATCTGTCAGTTTTGCTTCTGAGAAGATCGTGGTGGATCATACCCCGAGTCACCATATCGCATCACCGATAACTAGACCATCTATCACGCCATCTGGCCCTTCATCCAACTCTTTCGCAGACCTATACAGCCCTGCTCAAGACATCCTCGACTTTAGCCCAAATCCACTGTACAAACGTCAGTCTGAGCTGATCACACCGACGAACGAACAATCGAAGGGGCCTATAAGAAGGAAACCTATCACGGGTGCCAAACCTGCTATGTACAGACCGTACCAACCCGGCGGAGGTGGAGAGAACGTGCGACACTCGACTCCTCCCGGATCATTGGCGAATGCATTCCAGGCGTATCAACCGATGCAGCAACAGACTCCTCCACCGGAGAATCTTCCCTCGCTTTCACCCCCGGAAACGTATACGCCGCCGAGCCAGACTACACCTGATCCTGGTTTTGTGCCTTACGCGCCACCTGGACCTGCGAACTACGGATAGCAGAATCAAGAGCCGGTGAGAAAGTCGTCGCGGTCGTCGTTTATGGGCATGAAGGTTCCATGGGCAGATGGCCGGTTCAGCTAGAGCGTAAATGTAAAGAACTTGAATTGAGACAGTGTACGATTAGCTGTTGAAAAGTCGTGGTGGAATAGTCCATGATATTACTTTTCTGTTGAAGTCAATTGCCCAGATTGTGCGGATATTCATGACGATGCGACACTAACATCGATTGGTGTCTTTCACACCGGAGTCTGTTAGTCTAGTATCTTTCGTTATCTATTGTCTTCTGGCCGAACAAGGCTCGTGCGATCAGGTTTTTTGACAAGTCCAACCTCTTTTAACAATTTAAAAATGTGGAAGACAAGAAGCGTCTCATTGAGGAAGCTGGCTCTGCAGTTGTAAGAATGAGCTTTGTCAATGGAATCGAATGCGAAGGCTTGGGGAAGTGAGTGAGCCAAGATTGGCGAGTGAAACGTCGGACTTTGGAATGTCCGAGGTGCGCAATCCGCGATGGCTCGAAGGATTGAACTTTTAAGGTCAAATTTATCTCGTGAGTCACGACTAATACGAAAAGAGATTATAGGAATGATATCTTGATGATTCAAAGTGACTCACCTGCCGAATAGCCACAATGATGTTGCAGATGAGAGCCGGTAGCCGTGTTATCTGCCTTATCGTGGATAACTTATCGTCTGCTAATGCGATAAGGGTAGATCTCTGTGACAGAGACTGCTCACTGCTGAATCTGCCAGAATTATTGATGGATTTCTATGTCGGAAAGTGGATAGATGAGACGAAACTAGATTTTCTCTGAACTTATTCCCTAGCATCTCATCCAACAGAACCATCTCAATGAGTCAATTCCACGATAAGCCCAGATTTGTCGTCATTGAAGCTTTTGTCATCCTGTTCGATTTGTAACGTTGATCCGAAGTTGGTTAGCGGCCGTTAGCTTAGAAATTGGTCTGACTGTTGCAGCTGCTGTCAAACCCATCCTCCACCAAAATCTGCTTATGCGGACGGCATCGCTGTCCGAGAGGATTACAAAGGCCTTGCTGACAGGCGCAGCAAGAGACCGAACACCGAGCACGCAATGGAAGATACAGAATAGGCATGTCCAAGATAGATACATCAAAGGGTGGATGCCCAGTGGTATGTTAAATAGAAGCAGGCTTGCCCTCAGTTTGAATACAATAAACAATCATCAATCACTTCCAAACAGCCCAAAGCATCTCTTGAATTGTCCAAAACGCCAAAGTTTTAATGTTGCAAACACAAAATACTACAAAGAGTACTTCAGTAAAGATGCGACACTCAAAGAAGATGCAGGTTgccgatggcgatggtgaggTTCTCAATTAGGGGCCATGGGACCAGACTGTTAACAAGTGCAGATCATTACACGCCCAGCAAAAAGTCGCAAACGTCAAGAAAAGGCAATGGATCTGGCAAACAACTCCAGcaattatatagattatacgAAGATGCCAGGGACATTTACAACCAATCCGCCCTGGCCAAGACAATTGAAGACATGTTGCGAACAAAAAACCGACCGCGCATTACCAAGATTGTTTCGCTGGGTCTGGGCAGCTTGTTGGACGCTAAGGACCAACAGCGACGCATCAAACAATTGGTCGTGCTGATGGCCATCGCATCTCATCTAACTTTATCAACGGGCGATAAGAGGAAATTGAGAATTTACGCCCAAGACCCAACATTCACAGCTGCCGACGAAACCTTTCTCCAGAGCCTCGATATCTCGGTACTAAAAACACCGTCAATTGCGAACTTGGGCGAGGCTGGACAGATGATGGACGAGGAGACACTTATCTACAGCCCATTCCTCACTCTTGAGACATACAAACTCCTTTTGTCTTCATCACAATCCTCAGACGGAACAGTCAGAGCACCAATATTGGTCAGCGACGACTTCAACGCGCTGAGATTAAAATGGGACAAGCGCACGTCAGAGCGAAAGGACGTGGAGGGGTTAATTCAGGGGGCACGCGAGTATCGTCGGCGCGCGGTTAGTGGGGAGGGGTTCTGGACGCAGGCCGATCGCCCATTTCCTATGGCCCTGTACTGGCGGGATGTGGGCGCTGCCCGAAACACGATAAGATCGGAATCTCAATCTTCCTTCTCGCGATTTGAGCATCACGCGATCCCGATACATGCTTAAATCATGTTTAACGGGGGAGACGTCCAAGGGAGTCATGATTGGTGAGGTCTCAGACATCGGACACTTCCCTCGTCTCCCTCGCGTCCGGAGGAATTTCTGATACTGTACCAAGAATGCAAGGAGTTCAGATCGGGGCGAATAACCTGGATGCATTTCAGCCTTAAAATGTGGTCTCATTAGCGATAGTCATAGCGTTAGAGAAGCGATGAATTTTTTTAGTCTCTGGTTAGACTCATTTGACATTTTCTGCTGCTTGATAAGGATCATCATGAGGTCTGCGACGTTTTCCTGTTCCTGCATGTGTTGCGAAGGCCGGTCGGGCACTAATGCCAATAGCTTGGGGAAGATGGCGCACCTGAAGACAGGGGACAGTGACAGAAGAAAAACGTTGGGCGCCTGGACCGAGTTAGACGCTCGACGATGTAGAAGCGAGATGGCTTCTTGCGTTGATGATAGAGCTGGCCAAGAAATGACAGAAACGTGCAGTTGACGAGGTCATGCTGTAGGTAGACCTGCCGTGGGTATCTGACGATTAACTGTGAGGGCAAGACAACGAAATACGTTGATGTGAACTTGTTATGATGCTAAAGAGCAGACAGGAAACATCAGGTTGCTGATGTTTGCGGGCTCGAGTTGACCGGGGCAAGGGAAGAATGTTGACCTCAATAATCACATCGCGAACTGATTTAACTCCAGGTCGGGGCTGGCAACTTTATAGCAATCTCTTAAGCTCCATCTTTCCAGCGACTATTCATCCTGTGCTCAGACTTAATCTTCAAGACTGGAGATTTGTTTCACGAGATCAACAATCGTCTGCTTGGCAGACCCTACGTCGCTCCCATCATGATCCTTTGGGCGACAGCGATGTTTTGGCGCTGTAAAATTAAGCTTGTCCGTTAGACCGCTGCTGTGTAGCGCTCGTCACGCTAAAACGGCGCTGTCCAACCCCTGATTTTAGCCTCCGGGGCTGAGACATCGCCCAAGAGTAATTAATTCTAGGCGGGTTTAGGTCGGCGATAGCGCCATGCACAGGTGGAGTCAAGTTTTCCTTCTGgtattctttttttccctcccTTGAATCGATAATTCAACAGACCAAGATCTTGGCAAGCCACTTTGTCCCTTTTTCCCTGGCAAAATGGGCAGAGGTACCTGTTTGTGGCGATATGCCAGTGATTTTAATCAGTCCAATAATGTGCAATTGGTGAGGGAATGGACTGCGTGCAAGGGAGGGTCTTGAAATTCCAGTGGCTTtttttctccttttctgcGCATCTAGCACCGTTAAACTCCCTGGTATATAGTCATGTCACAGCGGGACCCCTCGGCTTGCCCCTCGACGTCCTTCGTTCGATCATCCATTCATTCACTCGTTTAAACACTCTTTTGAAGCGCAGGTTAAGCTTGGTCAGTTTTGTTACTGATCTGAATCAATCtgcttcctctctctctcaacatgACAGGCACTAACGAGGGTGCCGGCTGGTTCCGCCAAATGTTCAGCGGCGGTTACCAAGAATTGCCGACAACGAATGTCGTCAAGGATAAGACTGAGACCACTCAGATAATGCCAAGGAGGTTCTTGCGGTTGTCAACAAGAGGGTTCTTGCTCGTGCTGGCAGCAATTCTTCTTATTCCTACGTTTTTGGCTCTTGCAGCTCTAGAGGTAAGCAGCATCGCAACCACCGATGGGATCTTCAATTGACTGACGATTGCAGGGCCGACAATACCTCTCCGATGGAACGGCCGATGTATTCGAGATGGGCGAAACTCAAGATACAAGCTCGCCTGTCGCTTCACCCGCTTCACCTGTTTCCCCCGTCTCGCCCGCTGGCATCCCCGTCATGGTAAAGCCTCCCAAGGCCggcaacatcttcaaccgccgtctcgtcatcctcctcccaGCCAACGCCCCCGGTGTCAACGTCTGCAAGGCCATTGTTACAGCGGTTGCCCTTGGATATCCCGCCCCCGTTATCCTGAACTGGGGCAAGAGTGGTTCGCATCTCGCCAAGATCGCTGGTGTCCTCGATTATCTTGACTGGAGCTCTCGTCAAGGCAGCTCAAGCAAGGACCACTTGAACGAGGATGACCTTATCATGGTCGCAGACAGCGCCGACTCTTGGTTCCAGCTCCCCCCAAGTGTACTCCTCTGGCGCTACCATGCTCTCAACGAAGAGGCCAACGCGCGTCTTCGCGCTCAATGGCCACACAAGTCTGAGATGCCTATGAAGCAGACCATCATGGTGTCCGCCCAAAAGAGGTGCTGGCCCCGCGCCAAGTCTGGTTCCAACCTGCACTGCGATGCCCTCCCAGAGTCACCTCTCCGAGAGGATCTCTACGGACCCGAGACAGACCAAGATCCCAACTTGCGCATGGTCGACGTCCGACCCAAGTACATCAACAGTGGTGCCTTCATTGGCCCTGTCGGCGATATGCGAAAGTATTTCCGTCGTGCCCAAGAGCGTTACGAGCTTGGAAAGGCCGAGCAGGGCGACCACTTCTACAGTGACCAAGGCTTCTTTGGTGAGATCTGGGGAGAGCAAGAGATGTGGCGCACATGGCGACGCGAGCTTGGCGATGCCATTGATCCCTCTCACAATGTTTCCACTATGGTCCGCGATCAATTCGAGTTCCACGTCGGCCTCGACTACAACCAGACCATCTCCATTCCCACTGTgttcgaagaagatgatggcgataTCCTGACACTCAACAACCAGACATATATTGCCGAGCGATCTCGAGAGCTCGAGATTGAGCCCGTTCGTCTGACTGCTGTCCCCCAGGAGATTGCCAATGCGACAAATCCCCTTGCGCGCATTCTCTCAGAAGAGGACCGACGCACATTGAACTGGGGCGACATGACTTTGTACGCCGACTTCTTCACCACCGCCATCcccatcaacatccatcacAACGCTcacatcaacaacctcaagacCCGAAGAGTCTTGTGGTGGGACCGCATGTGGTTCTTCCCCTACCTCCGCCAGCTTGTCAACGCGCAGCTCACTCAGCGCCGACAGCAGCCTCTGGGCAGGGTCGAGATCCCCGAAGGTCGGGCTATCTACTGGGGTCTCGAGGCATACCGTACTATCAGGCGGTTCATGCCTGCTCAGCGCGGTATGGTCAATACCGACTTTGACACCGTTTGCACGTCAAGTTGggccaagaaagagaaacagAATTGGTGGGATGTTGTGTTCCAAGATGAACAGGGACCATTGGTACTCAAAGCGTGATTTTAGGTCTTTACATGGGTTATTTGGTGTATATTAAATGTTTAGAAACGGTTAACCATGGCAATTCTTGGGTTTGAGCGAGATTTGAGTCTTTAATTTACCATCCGGTGATTAATTAATTGGTCATAATGCTTCATTATCAGCTCCGCCGTGCTGTCAACTTATTACCGTGTACAATCCACGATATCCCCCTTGATGTAGATGACAAGTGGCAGATTGTTGTCTCAAACACAAACCTAGGCCACTACTACTGCTCAAACATACTGATGCTCTGTCGCCGCCTCCTAGACGTCGACTGGACTGTCCTGCCCTGGGTTCGCTTCCTCGTAGTGCATCATCTTGACAAGCCTGAAGTagccagcagcaagagcaccaccaagaagaggTCCGACCCAGTAGAGCCAGTGATAACCAGGAAAGTCTCTGCCACCGACAGCGCAGCCAAAAGACCGTACTGGATTTAACGATCCGCCTGTAACAAAGACACCTAGATTGCGATCGTCAACAACATGCCAAGAAGTAATAACAAGGGAGGTTTCCTACCTGGAATGAGGGCCACAAAAACAGAGAGACCAATGCCAATCGGCGCGAGAAACGTATCGCGGGATTTCTCCGCTGCAAGCATCAAGACGACAAAGACCAATTGAGCTGTAAAGAACATCTCAAGAAAGACACCTTGTGCTATCGAAGTATTGGGACCGAGGGTGGTGTTTGCCTGCGAGGCACTACCGGGGAACATGGCTTCGACTAGACCACCTGCGCACATCGAAGCGATGAGCTGAGCTGGGAATAGGTACAGCGCTCGCATCCATGGCAGTTGGCCAGCCAGACAGAGACCAAAGGTGACCTACGTGCAGAGCCGTCAGCatatcaagcttgtcaacgAGTGAAACAGCTTACCGCAGGATTAAACAGTCCACCGCTGATTCGGTAAAAGGCCCAGACGTTGACTAAGAGGGAGAAACCGTATGCCATTGCGATCCAGATAATGGTGTTGTTGGTCAATGTGCCATTCGGCCCGGTGGCAGGCTCT
This region includes:
- a CDS encoding related to aquaporin, Major Intrinsic Protein; the protein is MASAAEVQGANGFNGHHQHKRQRTHLSEVGTHMVAASGEFVGTFFFLYFGYAGNIVAVLQEPATGPNGTLTNNTIIWIAMAYGFSLLVNVWAFYRISGGLFNPAVTFGLCLAGQLPWMRALYLFPAQLIASMCAGGLVEAMFPGSASQANTTLGPNTSIAQGVFLEMFFTAQLVFVVLMLAAEKSRDTFLAPIGIGLSVFVALIPGVFVTGGSLNPVRSFGCAVGGRDFPGYHWLYWVGPLLGGALAAGYFRLVKMMHYEEANPGQDSPVDV